The Macaca mulatta isolate MMU2019108-1 chromosome 19, T2T-MMU8v2.0, whole genome shotgun sequence sequence TAGCCTTGGATTCCCTCTCCCCCAAATCCGTCTCCCTCAATTCCTCTGGGTGAATCCAGCATCCATCACAGAGCCAGGCATACAGCAGGTGCCCACCAAATGCTTGCCGAACAAAATAATCGAGACAACTGGGAAATGCTGTTCTTCTGGACATATAAATAACCATCAGTTAGCCAGTTCTCATCGAGAGTGGACAGGGTGGGTCGGGATCATCCCTGCTTTCAAAtagggacactgaggcacagagagagaagTGGGTTAGCTGGGGTCTCAGGGCACAGCTTCACCACCCTAGGGAGGTCTGAGGACAGCATCCTGTCCTTCAGGACAACCCCCACCAGCGGGTGGCGGTGAGCACGCCATGAGTTGCCCCAGGTCTGGGGAGAGTGGGTGCGTGGGTGCTTAAGAGGCTGCATTCTCAGCTGGCCCtgcacctgcctcgtcctccgaCCCCTGTAGCCGACGTCTCCTCTGCTCCACTTGACGTCGAAGCCGGGTCAAGACCAGCTCCGAGGCCTGGATCAGGCTGTGCTGTGGGGAACAAGAGAAGGAGGGGGACGGAGCTGAGGAAGAGCTGCAGGGGGGAAGGTGACATCATGGCGGGACTGTCTGGAGTGAAGCAACTCCAAAGGCCAGGAGCTCGGCTCAGGTGGGAGGGCAGAGAGCAGACCACAGTGTGTGGGATGGGAATGGGCCTCTGTGATGGGGTGAAGGGGAGTGGCCTTAAGCGAATTTCCGGTGGGAGGGACAAAGCCTAGACCCAAATGTAAGGAAATGAGATTAGAAGGAACATAAAAtgtagccaggcgtggaggcaggcgcctataatcccagctactcaggaggctgaggcaggagaatcacttcaacccagaaggtgaaggttgcagtgaactcagatcacgccactgcactctagcctgggaaacagagcaagactttgtctcaaaaaaaaaaaaaaaaaaaaaaaagggccggtggctcacgcctgtaatcccagcacgttgggaggccgaggtgggcggatgacttgaggccagaagttcaagaccaacctgggcaacatggtgaaaccccgtctctactaaaaatacaaaaattagctgggcgtggtggcgggcacctgtaatcccagctgtttgagaggctcaggcatgagaatcgtttgaacctgggaggtggttgcagtgagctgagatcgagtcactgcactccagcttgggtgacagagcaagactctgtttcaaaaataaaagaataaaagaataaataaataaataaatctccttCATCAGGCCggtgcccccaccccagctgctGTGAGCGCTCACAGGTGCCCCTTTCTCCTGGGAGCTGTCCTGGCCGGTAGGAACTGCCTACCAGAAATGAGTTCCTCCCTCCCCTGGGAGGTGGCCTGCACCCGCTGCCCGAAACTGCTGAGGTCAACCCTTCTCCCCGAGAGCCGGGGTTACCTGCAGGATGTGCACGCCCTTCAGGGAGACCACGGCAAGCTCCTGCAGCCCGTCCCCGGTCAGGTCCACGTGAGCCATGGCCAGCAGGGGACTGGAGAAGCCCCGCTGCCACAGCAGGCGGAACCCGTGCTGGGCCTCAGGGAGCCCCGACTCTGGGCCCTGGTACTTATAACACAGCAGTTCCTGCAGGGGTGGAGAGTGAGGTCACACAGGTAGACGGGGAGCACAGTGGAGGGAGGCCGGTGGGGGGTGGCTCCAACCGTCAGGTCCCACCTGTCCGTAGGTGGCCACCAGGACTTCTGGCCGCCCATCCAAATCCACGTCGGTGACCAGGCCGCAGAGGACGCTGTCAAATTGGTCACTGCCGGGCAGGAGAAGCTGGTCTTCAAGGCCCCGGTGCAGCAGGTCCCTGAGGGTCCCAAATGCAGCAGACAGACTGGGGTCAGCTTGCAGTGCCCGGCACCCTTGGCAGACGCTGAGCTGGGCACCGGTACTGCTTCCCTTCTCAGGCCTAGACACACTGGTCCTCCGGAAGCCTAGACATCATCATCTCAGATTTGGACATATTCATAGATCCAGCGAGGGGTCCACCAGTGCACTCAAGCCCTTCACCTCCGGGACCACCTCACTCCCAGATGGAAAGCCACAGGGTCCCATCTGGGGATTCAGACACACGTGTCCTCAATCTAGACACCCACGCTGCCTTCATGGGACCCCAAAGAGGGCTTAGCCCTGGCCGGACACCTTCACCACCCCTAGAGGGGTGCCAGAGCTGGCCATAGTCGCTTCCGAGAGCTGACTGGGAAACGTTCCCATGTAATCACGTTCATGGTTCGAAAGCCACTGTAGCAGAAGTATTTACACTCTGGAAACTCTGGTAAATGCTACAAACCTGGGCTTTCCTCGTGCATAGCCAGTGATTAGCCATTTGTCAGCACACCTACTACATCCACTCCAGGGGGCATCTCTGCTCCCACCCCCCTACCTCAACATATTCCCTGCAAGTCTAGACTTCAATATTGACAGCCCCCGCCCCTGGGTCACAAGTATCTTTACTTGTCCAGCTCTGAGTAATCCACCCAAAGGAACTTACTGTGGAGAATGACAAGGTTAGACCACAGCGCAAAGAAACAAGGTTAGACCACACCCATGTGTCTCAGGCCCCCTTACCGATACACCACTGCTGGCTCCAACATGCTGGCCACAAGCACGCTGTACTCATCCTCTGCTGGCTTGTCCTTGGTCTCTGGAGAAGAAACATGaatggtaatcccagcactcttgagaggtcgaggcgggtggatcagctgaggtcaggagttcaagaccatcctggtcaacgtgataaaaccccgcctctactaaaaatataaaaattagtcaggcatggtggcaggcacctgtaatgccagctactcaggaggctgaggcaggagaattgcttgaacctgggaggcggaggttggagtgagccgagattgcaccactgcactccagcctgggtgacagagcgagactccgtctcagaaaaaaaaaaacatgaatgaaGAGGGGAATGGTTTTGTGGGGACAGGTTCTGGGCTCCTCGTCATACCCCAGGCCCCTTTAATGACAGACATGCAGGTTAGATCTCTGGAAAAACTCTTGAGGCTGTGTTACAGAGGGAGGGTAAGAGATTGGCCTATGAGAGAAATTATGAACGTCAGACACCAAAAGGAGAAATAGGTGTTAGATGATAGTCTGAGgttccgggtgcggtggctcacgcctgtaatcccagcattttgggagatcgaggcaggcggatcgcctgaggtcaggagttcgagactagcctggccaacatggtgaaaccccgtctctactaaaaacacaaaaattagacacaaaaattagcccggtgtgatggcatacgcttgtaatcccagctactcaggaggctgaggcaggggaattacttgaacccgggaggtggaggtgacagtgagccgagattgagccaatgcactccagcctgggcgacagagccagactctctctggggaaaaaaaaaaaaaaaaagacatttgtgcatgtatgtttacAGCAGCCCTTCACAACTGCAAAGATGTGGAACTAACCTAAGTGGCCATCGACTAAtgagtggagaaagaaaatgtggcatatatacaccatggaatactacacaagtcataaaaaggaatgaaatgttgtcttttgcagcaacttagatggaactggagatcctTATCCTAAGTGCAGTAAcacaggagtggaaaaccaaaaaatgtaTGTTCTCACAGAagagggagctaagctatgagtacacaaaggcatacagagtatATGATGGGGTTTGGAGATTCAGAAGCGGGAAGGTGGGAGAGGGTGTGGGATAAAAGCTACACATTAGGTACAACAGACGCTACTCGGGTGATGGGTGTATTAAAATCTCAGAATCCATCACTATAGAATTTATCCATGCAACCAAAACCACTTGTGTCCCCAAagtgattgaaataatttttttttttcttttttgagacagagtctcactccgtcgcccaggctggagggcagtggtgtgacctcagctcactgccacctccacctcctaggttcaagcgcttcttctgcctcagcctcccgagtagctgggattacaggcgcccgccaccacgcccggctaatttttgtatttttagtagagatggggtttcaccgtgttggtcaggctggtcctgaactcctgacctcaggtgatctgcctgcttcagcctcccaaagtgctgggattaccgcgCCTAgtcaaaacttttttaaaaaagcaaaatgccaGTCAGGGACAGACCCCAGTAAAGGAGCAGGAATGATCAGCATACTGGGGAAAAGGCTAGACTCTGAGTGGTGGGACGGTGGTGAGTCCAGGAGCATAGCCGGGAGCTAGACTGCAGCAACAGACACAGTGAAGGGGCCACAGAGTGGGGTGAAGAAGTCCCGATGTGAGACGTGCAGGTTAGGGTACAGAGGGAGAGGTGGACGCTCAGCCCCAGGCTGCGGGGCTAAGGTTACACCAAAGTGAGGAGACCAACTCTGGACCCTAACAGAAAATATATGGGTTAGGCCCCATGTGCCAGTCTTGGAAGTTAAATtcacaggaggggaggggagggaagaggtgcACTGTAGTTCAAGGCCTGGAGTGGGGGATGCAGGAGGGAGGGACTGGGGGCTGGACACTTTGGGAGAGGGGTGCAAATCTGGGTGGGAGGACCCAAGAATGCAGAGTTGTCTCTTCCCCCGACACGTTCCCTCCACCGCTCTCTCCCCATCCCCTCAAACCCAGAGCTCACCCTTAGGGGCCGAGAGGCTGAACACGATCACTCGGGAGATGGGGCCGTCCTGCAGGACCGACCACATCTGCAGAACCTCTGCGTGGAGAGCGAGGACTCagagccccagccccaccccggTCCCGCCCCCAGCCCTGAAACTTTTGCCTTTCCCCGCCACCGTTCAGCCCCACCCTAGCCCCGCCCCTCCGCAGCTCTCGAACCCACCCAAGCCCCGCCCCcaagccccaccctcaagcccCACCCTCATCCCTTCCCCCCATTACCCTACCTCACCCAGCTCCAGCCCTTGGCGCCACCCTAGCCCCGCCCGGCTAGCCCCACCCTCATCCCTCAACCCCCTTacctccctctcctgccccacctAGCTCCAGTCCTCAGCCCCACCCTGGCCCCGCCCCCAGCCCTCAACCCCACCCCTTACCCCGCCTCACCGTGGCCCTCACCTCGACTCTGCTGGTCCACGTGGGCGACACGGACATAACCACTCTGACAGCCCAGAGCTGAGAGGCGCCGGGACGTGCCGGGGAGGTTGTGGACGTCCAGCCAGAGGACGCTGGCGGGCGGATGGATGGACAGGACCGAGGGCCATTGCTGGGCCCAGCCCCgcccctctgcctccccaggggCAGTTGCCCCTCCCTGTAGCCCTGGGACCCTGATTCCTGCTGGATAATCCTCACCGCCCAATTCCTCTGGGGTCAATTCTCACCACCCGAGGGCTGAGTCTACCTCTTGTTTTTTCTGGTGTCACCCCTGCTGATCAATTTCTCTGAAGTCAGGCCGTGGACTCGTTTTTCTGAGCTCCTCCCTGGTGCCCAATTTCTCTAAGGTCCCACCGCCTGATTTCTCTGAGGTCACTGCCCTGGTCCCCAGTGGCCTCTTTCGGGGCCTCTCCTACCTACTGGTCAGGTTCGTCAGCTCTGGGAAGAGGTTTTCCACGGGCTGTTCCTCAAACTGATGCAGCCCCTCGTTCTGGGGGAACCAagacccaccccacccccgcttaAGTCAGTTTCACATATATACCCACCCAGCGCCAGCCCACAGTGAACCCCACAGGGCTCTGCCCAGCACGCCTCCCCGCCTCACCTCCTTGTAGAGATGAACAGCCGGGTCATTCCCACTCAAGAGAAACACAGTCTCCAGTTGATCCCCGACCTGGACCCTGAAAGCAGAGAAATCTAGAACCCAAGGTAGTGGAGTCCATGTGGTCTGAGAACCAGAACTCTCCTCTTGCAAAAACCCCGGCCTGTTGAGAACCTTAATATTCTGGGATCCAGACACTAGACCCAGGGTTAGAATCTCAGGGCTCAAGCTCCTGAGTACTCTATCTCCTTGAAATACCCAACTGTAGAAACGAGCCCTCAGAGAATCTCAGAATCAGGGAATGTACCTCCCAATCTCAGAATTGAGGGAACATGGCTTGCTAGAACCTCCCACTCTTAGACCCCGCATCTACTCCTACCTTCGCTCTGTGGATTTAGGAATGGAATGTGGAACTCCAGAATGAACTGTAGAACCTTAGAAAGCTAGGACCTCTTCAATCTGAAACCCCAGTATTCTAGAAGTGCTGTTTTCTGTCTCCTTAGAAATACTAAAACTTCTAAAATTTGCCATCACAGATTTCAGATTCACGGAATGATAGAATATCCAAATCCTAGCAAGAAGAACATTAGCGCAATTAGAATCTTCAGTTTCGGGAACTCTCACCTGTTAGACCAGGGGTTGGCCAACTATGACCTGTAGACCAAATCCAACCCActatctgtttttgtaaataaagttttattggaacacagccacattcattcatttacacaGTGTCAATGGCTGCTTTCTGGCTACAATGGCAAagtgagtagttgtgacagactGGCCCTCAAAGCCTAATATTTAGTATCTGGACTTCTAccaaaaaaagtttgccaatccctgttCTAGACCATCTGTGTTCTGGAATGGAATCTGGAACTCTAGAATGGATTCCACACACGTTGGGGTTCTAGCACCTTGGTATTCTAGATGGTCTATGTTCTATCTCCTTGAAAGATGAGAATgtcaccgggcgcagtggctcacgcctgtaatcccagcactttgggaggccgaggcgggcggacggatcacgaggtcaggagatcgagaccatcctggctaacacggtgaaactccatctctactaaaaatacaaaaaattagttgggcgtggtggcgggcgcctgtggtcccagctactcgggaggctgaggcaggagaatggcgtgaacccaggaggcggagcttgcagtgagccgagatcgcgccaccgcactccaacctgggtgacagcgagactccatctcaaaaaaaaaagaaagataagaatgTCAGGAATTTATCATTACAGAACCTCAGAAGATTCTGTCTTCTATCTTACTGTAGAACATTCAAATGTTGGAATCTTAGAGCTTACGACTCTAGAAAACTTAGCATCTCTGATCTTGGAATGTCAGACTCTAGAACGTTAGAATCTGGGAACTCTAGATGTGCAGAATTCCCAGAATTCCCAGGTGCTCCATCAAGTCTCTCAGATTATCTAGTTCAGGAATGGCAGGGTGGTGGCCCCTTGGCCATCTGGTCTATGGCCACCTTAAAATCATGATgcttgggccgggtgtggtggctcacgcctgtaatcccagcactttgggaggctgaggcaggcggatcgcctgaggtcaggagttcgagactagcctggccaacatggtgaaaaccaatctatactaaaaatataaaaagtagccaggcatggtggcatgagcctgtaatcctagctactcaggaggctgaagtaggagaatcacttgcacctgggaggtagaggttgcagtgagctgagatcaagccactgcactccagtctggcaacagagcgagactccatctcaaaaaaaaaaaaaaaaaaaaaaaaaaaagcacgatgctctaaaaaacaaacatagaATCTGATTGTGGGCAAGTTCGTGGTCTCCACTTAGCTACAGCTTTCCAACCTCAGCTGCATAtgcgtgtgtgcacacatgctaCCTGTTACATTACACTTGTGCTTTCCATTCTCACACGACCTCCCTGGTCCCCAAAggcattttagtttaatttaatttatttatttttgagacagagttttgctcttgtcacctgggctggaatgccgtggtgcaatcttggctcactgcaacctccacctcccaggttcaagtgattctcctgcctcagcctcctgagtagctgggattacaggtgcgtaccaccatcccagctaatttttgtatttttagtagagatggggtttcgtcatgttggccaggctggtcttgaactcctgacctcaggtgatccatccacctcaacctctcaaagtgctgagattacaggtgtaagccaccgtgcccggctggcaTTTTAGTTTTCAATCTCTAATCTAGTACAACCTCTTTATTTTCCAAAAGGGGAAACAGACTACAGGGGTCTGTAAGTAAAGAAGGGGTTTGAGAGCTCAGGGTTTCTACATTTACAGTGGGGTGGGCGCGGATGCCCAGGGGACACTCACTCTGCATGGCACAGCTGGAACGGAGTGAACTGGAGCTC is a genomic window containing:
- the KPTN gene encoding KICSTOR complex protein kaptin isoform X5, which gives rise to MWSVLQDGPISRVIVFSLSAPKETKDKPAEDEYSVLVASMLEPAVVYRDLLHRGLEDQLLLPGSDQFDSVLCGLVTDVDLDGRPEVLVATYGQELLCYKYQGPESGLPEAQHGFRLLWQRGFSSPLLAMAHVDLTGDGLQELAVVSLKGVHILQHSLIQASELVLTRLRRQVEQRRRRLQGSEDEAGAGPAENAAS
- the KPTN gene encoding KICSTOR complex protein kaptin isoform X2, translating into MQSGRHLGRGQRQQLLVRHQPAQRPGTRRFRSLRESAMCMGWQAAPAGAGSCWPPRLKARCSTSATKTSDRKSGQWPRSCSSTTFPDSGDKGSPFLNIYCDYEPGSEYNLDSIAQSCLNLELQFTPFQLCHAEVQVGDQLETVFLLSGNDPAVHLYKENEGLHQFEEQPVENLFPELTNLTSSVLWLDVHNLPGTSRRLSALGCQSGYVRVAHVDQQSREVLQMWSVLQDGPISRVIVFSLSAPKETKDKPAEDEYSVLVASMLEPAVVYRDLLHRGLEDQLLLPGSDQFDSVLCGLVTDVDLDGRPEVLVATYGQELLCYKYQGPESGLPEAQHGFRLLWQRGFSSPLLAMAHVDLTGDGLQELAVVSLKGVHILQHSLIQASELVLTRLRRQVEQRRRRLQGSEDEAGAGPAENAAS
- the KPTN gene encoding KICSTOR complex protein kaptin isoform X3, which produces MCMGWQAAPAGAGSCWPPRLKARCSTSATKTSDRKSGQWPRSCSSTTFPDSGDKGSPFLNIYCDYEPGSEYNLDSIAQSCLNLELQFTPFQLCHAEVQVGDQLETVFLLSGNDPAVHLYKENEGLHQFEEQPVENLFPELTNLTSSVLWLDVHNLPGTSRRLSALGCQSGYVRVAHVDQQSREVLQMWSVLQDGPISRVIVFSLSAPKETKDKPAEDEYSVLVASMLEPAVVYRDLLHRGLEDQLLLPGSDQFDSVLCGLVTDVDLDGRPEVLVATYGQELLCYKYQGPESGLPEAQHGFRLLWQRGFSSPLLAMAHVDLTGDGLQELAVVSLKGVHILQHSLIQASELVLTRLRRQVEQRRRRLQGSEDEAGAGPAENAAS
- the KPTN gene encoding KICSTOR complex protein kaptin isoform X4 — translated: MGEAAVAAGPCPLREDSFTRFSSQSNVYGLAGGAGGRGELLAATLKGKVLDFRYQDLRQKIRPVAKELQFNYIPESCLNLELQFTPFQLCHAEVQVGDQLETVFLLSGNDPAVHLYKENEGLHQFEEQPVENLFPELTNLTSSVLWLDVHNLPGTSRRLSALGCQSGYVRVAHVDQQSREVLQMWSVLQDGPISRVIVFSLSAPKETKDKPAEDEYSVLVASMLEPAVVYRDLLHRGLEDQLLLPGSDQFDSVLCGLVTDVDLDGRPEVLVATYGQELLCYKYQGPESGLPEAQHGFRLLWQRGFSSPLLAMAHVDLTGDGLQELAVVSLKGVHILQHSLIQASELVLTRLRRQVEQRRRRLQGSEDEAGAGPAENAAS
- the KPTN gene encoding KICSTOR complex protein kaptin isoform X1 → MGEAAVAAGPCPLREDSFTRFSSQSNVYGLAGGAGGRGELLAATLKGKVLDFRYQDLRQKIRPVAKELQFNYIPVDAEIVSIDTFNKSPPKRGLVVGITFIKDSGDKGSPFLNIYCDYEPGSEYNLDSIAQSCLNLELQFTPFQLCHAEVQVGDQLETVFLLSGNDPAVHLYKENEGLHQFEEQPVENLFPELTNLTSSVLWLDVHNLPGTSRRLSALGCQSGYVRVAHVDQQSREVLQMWSVLQDGPISRVIVFSLSAPKETKDKPAEDEYSVLVASMLEPAVVYRDLLHRGLEDQLLLPGSDQFDSVLCGLVTDVDLDGRPEVLVATYGQELLCYKYQGPESGLPEAQHGFRLLWQRGFSSPLLAMAHVDLTGDGLQELAVVSLKGVHILQHSLIQASELVLTRLRRQVEQRRRRLQGSEDEAGAGPAENAAS